GGCGGTGCTCAGCTGGGTGATCGCGGAGACCCACACCCTGCTCGCCGGACTCGGCCGCACGGCCGGAGACCTGCTCGCGATCGGCATCGGGCTGCCCGGTCCCGTCGAGCACTCCACCGGACGCCCGATCAACCCGCCGATCATGCCCGGCTGGGATCGTTTCGACGTGCCCGGCTACCTCAACTCGAGCTTCGACGCGCCCGTGCTCGTCGACAACGACGTCAACATCATGGCGCTCGGCGAGCGCGAGCACGCCTGGCCCGAGGTCGACCACCTCATCTTCGTGAAGGTCGCGACCGGCATCGGATCGGGCGTCATCTCGGGCGGGCTCCTGCAGCGGGGCGCGCAGGGCACCGCGGGCGACATCGGGCACGTGTACGTCGCCCGCGGCGCCAACGTGCCGTGCTCGTGCGGCAACCGCGGCTGCCTCGAGGCGCTCGCCTCGGGCCCCGCGCTCGCGCGGGAGCTCTCCACGACGGGGCTCGCCGCCACCACCAGTCAGGATGTCGTGGAGCTCGTGAAGCGCGGCAACATCGACGCCATCCAGGCGGTGCGGCAGGCGGGGCGCGACATCGGCGAGGTGCTGACCACCTGCGTGAGCCTCATCAACCCGACCGCGATCGTGCTGGGCGGCTCGCTCGCGCAGGCCGGCGAGCACCTCATCGCGGGCGTGCGCGAGATCGTCTACACGCGCTCGATGCCGCTCGCCACGGAGCATCTGCAGATCACCCAGTCGAAGGCCGGACCGGATGCGGCCATGCTCGGCGCGAGCATGCTCGCCATCCACCACGCGCTCGCGCCGGAGTCGATCGAGGCCATGGTCGCCCTCACGACCCGGTGACCATCCCGCGAGATGTCAGTTGTTGCGGAAATCGCGCCCGGATTCCGCAACAACTGACATCTCGGCGGATTCAGTCGGAGGTGGAGAAGGCGGCGTCGAAGGCGGCGTCGGGGGCGTCGAA
The Protaetiibacter larvae DNA segment above includes these coding regions:
- a CDS encoding ROK family transcriptional regulator encodes the protein MVDISTGAVRHVNALGSSVASDLFQLLRDGKARTRTELSAMTGLARSTVALRIDALMRLGLVAPVGDAVSTGGRPSSQFAIATSGRVVLGVDVGASHLRVAISDLTGGILVQSTERMHVTEGPEAVLSWVIAETHTLLAGLGRTAGDLLAIGIGLPGPVEHSTGRPINPPIMPGWDRFDVPGYLNSSFDAPVLVDNDVNIMALGEREHAWPEVDHLIFVKVATGIGSGVISGGLLQRGAQGTAGDIGHVYVARGANVPCSCGNRGCLEALASGPALARELSTTGLAATTSQDVVELVKRGNIDAIQAVRQAGRDIGEVLTTCVSLINPTAIVLGGSLAQAGEHLIAGVREIVYTRSMPLATEHLQITQSKAGPDAAMLGASMLAIHHALAPESIEAMVALTTR